The Pseudomonas kermanshahensis genome includes a window with the following:
- a CDS encoding response regulator, whose protein sequence is MNPDIRLLIVDDNVATRYALRRRLALHGYQVLEAGTGGEGLAMIGSEQIDGLILDVNLPDMSGFDIVRLLRADPETALLPVIHVSAASIQTGDIITGLDAGADAYLVHPVDPDVLVATLRTLMRVRDTERALRASEANFREIFTNVSAPIAVLDAELKVHECNHAFAQLTQDNRNPKALQECFVDGQQTAIAALRQHLAAGQRWRGTLGMSVHGQPRDTEWQLSPYRAPGFCLVFVEDVTEHRHRERSHLARLDDANTQLAREMAQRAQTEAQLLQLQKMDALGSLTGGIAHDFNNLLTGIITSLELIRKRVAQNRLEKIPSYADAALSSAMSAASLTHRLLAFARQQPLDTRPVDINERVRSLEELITRTIGERIVLVLELSSEPTIALVDPIQLESAVLNLVINARDALAKGGHIWVNTAASWSHGNPYLQDGPYVAVSVRDDGGGIEPEVLERVFDPFFTTKPVGQGTGLGLSTIYGFARQSGGHVSICSVLGQGTEVTLMLPASSHQVTCEAQVPQLDQRGAGEHVLVVEDMASVRLSVAEVLADAGYRCTLAETIEQALDHLREDADIELLLTDVGLPGMSGRELADMARTYRPGLPVLFMTGYAETALDRQAFLDTGMDLLIKPFQIGDLLDKVRLNLG, encoded by the coding sequence ATGAACCCTGACATTCGCCTGCTGATCGTCGACGACAACGTCGCCACGCGTTATGCGCTGCGTCGCCGCCTGGCCCTGCATGGCTACCAGGTGCTGGAGGCGGGCACCGGTGGTGAGGGGCTGGCCATGATCGGCAGCGAGCAGATCGACGGGCTGATCCTCGACGTCAACCTGCCGGACATGAGCGGTTTCGATATCGTCCGGTTGCTGCGCGCGGACCCTGAGACTGCATTGTTGCCGGTGATTCACGTGTCGGCGGCGTCGATCCAGACCGGTGACATCATTACCGGGCTCGACGCCGGTGCCGACGCTTACTTGGTGCATCCAGTGGACCCGGATGTGTTGGTGGCGACCCTGCGGACCTTGATGCGGGTGCGCGATACCGAGCGGGCGCTGCGCGCAAGCGAGGCCAACTTTCGGGAAATCTTCACCAATGTCTCAGCACCCATCGCCGTGCTCGATGCCGAGCTCAAGGTGCATGAGTGCAACCATGCATTCGCCCAGCTGACCCAAGACAACCGTAACCCCAAGGCGCTGCAGGAGTGCTTTGTCGACGGTCAGCAAACCGCCATCGCCGCCTTGCGCCAGCACCTGGCCGCTGGCCAGCGCTGGCGTGGCACGCTGGGCATGAGCGTGCACGGCCAGCCACGGGACACCGAGTGGCAGCTTTCGCCCTACCGAGCGCCAGGGTTCTGCCTGGTGTTCGTCGAGGACGTCACCGAACACCGCCACCGCGAACGCTCGCACCTGGCACGCCTGGATGACGCCAACACCCAGCTGGCGCGAGAAATGGCCCAGCGGGCGCAGACCGAGGCGCAACTGCTGCAGTTACAAAAGATGGACGCCTTGGGCAGCCTGACAGGGGGGATCGCCCACGATTTCAACAACCTGCTGACCGGCATCATCACCAGCCTGGAGCTGATCCGCAAACGGGTGGCGCAGAACCGTCTGGAAAAGATCCCGAGTTACGCAGACGCCGCGCTCAGTTCAGCCATGAGCGCCGCTTCGCTGACCCACCGGCTGCTGGCATTTGCCCGTCAGCAGCCGCTGGACACCCGCCCGGTGGACATCAACGAGCGCGTGCGCTCGCTGGAAGAGCTGATCACCCGCACCATCGGCGAACGGATCGTGCTGGTATTAGAGCTTTCCAGCGAGCCGACCATCGCCCTGGTCGACCCGATCCAGCTAGAGAGTGCGGTGCTCAACCTGGTGATCAACGCCCGCGATGCCCTGGCCAAAGGCGGGCATATCTGGGTCAACACCGCGGCGAGCTGGTCGCATGGCAACCCTTACCTGCAGGACGGCCCCTATGTGGCGGTGAGCGTGCGCGATGATGGCGGCGGCATCGAACCGGAGGTGCTGGAGCGGGTGTTCGACCCGTTCTTCACCACCAAGCCGGTAGGCCAAGGGACCGGGCTTGGGCTATCGACCATCTATGGCTTCGCCCGCCAGTCGGGTGGGCATGTGTCGATCTGCAGCGTGCTAGGGCAGGGGACCGAGGTGACGTTGATGTTGCCGGCCAGCAGCCACCAGGTCACCTGTGAGGCACAGGTGCCACAATTGGACCAGCGCGGCGCTGGCGAGCATGTGCTGGTGGTCGAAGACATGGCCTCTGTGCGCCTGTCGGTGGCAGAAGTGCTTGCTGACGCGGGTTATCGCTGCACCCTGGCCGAAACCATCGAGCAAGCGCTGGACCACCTGCGCGAAGATGCCGACATCGAGTTGTTGCTGACCGATGTCGGGCTGCCGGGCATGAGTGGCCGCGAACTGGCCGACATGGCGCGTACTTACCGCCCAGGGCTGCCGGTTTTGTTCATGACCGGTTATGCCGAGACCGCGCTGGATCGGCAGGCGTTTCTGGACACTGGGATGGACCTGTTGATCAAACCGTTCCAGATCGGTGATCTGCTCGACAAGGTGCGGCTTAACCTTGGCTAG
- a CDS encoding ATP-binding protein, whose product MDMSLSASLTQVLRLDDASQVGHARRVVQKLAEQQGFDAADAGRAALVATELASNVLKHAACGELHLRVLAHGGQPGIELLTVDRGHGFDLANCLIDGYSTGGTQGIGLGAVSRLAQVFDVHTDAHGSVVLARVYKGGTALRGMFRPIVDMGSVDLIFEEPHGLPKMYTDDKKLAQILRNFISNALKFTTRGEVRVSAHLQGNDQIRFAVSDTGIGIAPELLGGLFEDFAQIDSPLQKRLRGTGLGLSLCKRFAALLGGEVGVDSVPGEGSSFFVIIPLALAQESADEP is encoded by the coding sequence ATGGATATGAGCCTGAGCGCAAGCCTGACCCAGGTGCTGCGCCTCGACGATGCCAGCCAGGTCGGGCACGCCCGACGTGTGGTGCAGAAACTTGCCGAACAGCAGGGCTTCGACGCCGCTGATGCAGGCCGGGCAGCCCTCGTCGCCACCGAGCTTGCCAGCAATGTGCTCAAGCATGCCGCATGCGGCGAGCTGCACCTGCGCGTGCTTGCCCATGGCGGCCAGCCTGGCATCGAGTTACTGACTGTGGACCGCGGGCACGGCTTCGACCTGGCCAACTGCCTGATCGATGGGTACTCCACAGGTGGCACTCAGGGTATCGGCCTGGGGGCTGTCAGCCGTCTGGCTCAAGTGTTCGATGTGCACACCGATGCACATGGCTCGGTAGTACTGGCGCGGGTCTACAAAGGAGGCACGGCCTTGCGCGGGATGTTCCGCCCGATCGTCGACATGGGTTCGGTGGACCTCATCTTTGAGGAGCCACACGGGCTGCCGAAGATGTATACCGATGACAAGAAGCTGGCGCAGATCCTGCGCAATTTCATCTCCAACGCGCTGAAGTTCACCACCCGTGGCGAAGTGCGGGTGTCGGCGCACTTGCAGGGCAACGACCAGATCCGCTTCGCGGTCAGCGACACAGGCATCGGTATCGCACCTGAACTGCTGGGCGGGCTGTTCGAAGACTTCGCCCAAATCGACTCGCCGCTACAGAAACGCCTGCGCGGCACCGGCCTCGGCTTGTCACTGTGCAAGCGCTTCGCGGCCTTGCTGGGCGGTGAAGTAGGGGTGGACAGTGTGCCGGGCGAAGGGTCGTCGTTCTTTGTCATCATCCCGCTGGCGCTGGCCCAGGAGAGCGCTGATGAACCCTGA
- a CDS encoding anti-sigma regulatory factor, whose translation MSLRERGSQPVRIEQDVVLARQLTRKIASDCGMRLVDLTKLVTAVSELARNTVVYGGGGDMDWEVIEEAGRVGVRLVFRDEGPGIADIKLALTDGWTSGGGLGLGLTGARRLVDEFELDTAPGQGTRVMITRWI comes from the coding sequence ATGAGCCTTCGTGAGCGTGGCAGCCAGCCGGTACGCATCGAGCAGGACGTGGTGCTGGCCCGCCAATTGACGCGAAAAATCGCCAGCGATTGCGGCATGCGCCTGGTCGACTTGACCAAACTGGTCACCGCCGTCAGTGAACTGGCCCGCAACACGGTGGTGTACGGCGGGGGCGGTGACATGGACTGGGAGGTCATCGAAGAGGCCGGCCGCGTTGGCGTACGCCTGGTGTTCCGTGACGAAGGGCCGGGCATTGCCGACATCAAACTGGCCCTGACCGATGGCTGGACCTCGGGCGGCGGCCTGGGCCTTGGCCTGACCGGTGCACGACGCCTGGTCGACGAATTCGAGCTGGACACCGCGCCTGGGCAAGGTACCCGGGTAATGATCACCCGATGGATATGA
- a CDS encoding STAS domain-containing protein translates to MERIPILQMGEFLLVTIQVDMHDQLALRLQDDLTDRIEHTSARGVLIDISALDMVDSFIGRMIATISGLSRIMDAETVLVGMQPAVAITLVELGLTLPGVSTALNVDRGMHLLRKRVGHS, encoded by the coding sequence ATGGAACGAATCCCCATCTTGCAAATGGGCGAGTTCCTGCTGGTGACCATCCAGGTCGATATGCATGACCAACTGGCGCTGCGCCTGCAGGACGACCTGACCGATCGCATCGAACACACCTCGGCCCGTGGCGTGCTGATCGACATCTCGGCACTGGACATGGTCGACTCGTTCATCGGCCGCATGATTGCCACTATCTCGGGGCTGTCGCGCATCATGGATGCCGAGACCGTGCTGGTCGGCATGCAGCCAGCGGTGGCGATCACCCTGGTGGAGTTAGGGCTGACCCTGCCGGGTGTCAGCACTGCGCTCAATGTCGACCGCGGCATGCACCTGTTGCGCAAGCGGGTAGGCCACTCATGA
- a CDS encoding STAS domain-containing protein, which produces MAALQNSTLEAIGSNQAQLLSEWHASLEANGATRNIREQDLRQETREFLQLVVDGLRNESGTNIAAEGWEETRRFLEKLSASRAQVGQESHQTAFFIFALKGPLFNLLQTHYREQPALLAEQLWEISSLFDAFGLHTIRTYQKNREAVIKRQQEELLELSTPVVKLWEGVLALPLIGTLDSHRSQTVMESLLQRIVDTGSEIAIIDITGVPTVDTLVAQHLLKTVTAIRLMGADCIISGVRPQIAQTIVHLGLDLGTLTTKSNLADALKLALARLGTAAGERG; this is translated from the coding sequence ATGGCAGCACTGCAGAACAGTACGTTGGAAGCGATTGGCAGCAATCAGGCGCAGCTGCTGAGTGAGTGGCACGCCTCACTCGAAGCCAACGGGGCGACGCGTAATATCCGCGAGCAGGACCTGCGCCAGGAAACCCGTGAATTCCTCCAGTTGGTGGTCGATGGCTTGCGCAATGAAAGCGGCACCAACATTGCTGCCGAAGGCTGGGAAGAGACACGCCGCTTCCTCGAGAAGCTGTCTGCCAGCCGCGCCCAGGTGGGCCAAGAGTCCCATCAGACGGCATTCTTCATCTTTGCGCTGAAGGGCCCGCTGTTCAACTTGCTGCAAACCCATTACCGCGAGCAGCCCGCGCTGCTGGCCGAGCAGCTGTGGGAGATTTCGTCGCTGTTCGATGCCTTCGGCCTGCACACCATCCGCACTTACCAGAAGAATCGCGAAGCCGTGATCAAGCGTCAGCAGGAAGAGCTGCTGGAGCTGTCGACCCCCGTGGTCAAGTTGTGGGAAGGCGTCCTGGCGTTGCCACTGATTGGCACCCTGGACTCCCATCGCAGCCAGACCGTGATGGAGTCGCTGTTGCAACGCATCGTCGACACAGGCTCCGAGATCGCCATTATCGACATCACGGGCGTGCCAACAGTCGATACCTTGGTGGCCCAGCACCTGCTCAAGACCGTGACCGCCATCCGCCTCATGGGCGCCGACTGCATTATCAGCGGCGTGCGCCCGCAAATTGCGCAAACCATCGTGCACCTGGGCCTGGACCTGGGCACGCTGACCACCAAGTCCAACCTCGCCGATGCCTTGAAGCTGGCGCTGGCGCGCCTGGGTACCGCTGCTGGCGAGCGGGGCTGA
- a CDS encoding Lrp/AsnC family transcriptional regulator: protein MPIKLDAIDRRILRALQRDGRLQNQELAKQVGLSPSPCLRRVRLLEEAGVIERYVALVDPAKVALGLTLFVRVWLKRQDQDTTDEFVEAVRLLPEVVECHVMAGDCDLLLRVVAADLEAYRRFQIAHLTSLSVVQNVKTEVPMEKIKLTTELPV, encoded by the coding sequence ATGCCAATCAAGCTCGACGCCATCGATCGACGTATCCTGCGGGCGCTGCAACGCGACGGCCGCCTACAGAACCAGGAGCTGGCCAAACAGGTGGGGTTATCGCCCTCACCGTGCCTGCGGCGGGTGCGCCTGCTGGAAGAAGCCGGCGTTATCGAGCGCTATGTGGCGCTGGTGGACCCGGCCAAGGTAGCGCTGGGCCTGACCTTGTTTGTGCGGGTGTGGCTCAAGCGCCAGGACCAGGACACCACCGATGAGTTCGTCGAAGCAGTGCGGCTTTTGCCCGAAGTGGTGGAGTGCCACGTCATGGCGGGTGACTGCGACTTGCTGTTGCGGGTGGTAGCCGCGGACCTTGAGGCCTATCGCCGCTTCCAGATCGCTCACTTGACCAGCCTGAGTGTGGTGCAAAACGTCAAAACCGAAGTGCCCATGGAGAAAATCAAGCTCACCACCGAGTTGCCGGTGTAG
- a CDS encoding AAA family ATPase, whose amino-acid sequence MQRIVILGNAGSGKSTLARAVGKRLGVPVVHLDTLFWEPGWVEPDAELFRQRVGEATAGDSWVCEGNYARRTFDLRLPRADLVIWLDTPRLTCFTRVILRSVMNRPRPDLPAGCTEKLDRAFLTFLNFVWNFDRGYRPGIEAQRLAKGPQVPVVHVRGSQQIAAFLDSLPAAGKLASAGQ is encoded by the coding sequence ATGCAACGGATTGTGATTCTGGGAAATGCCGGCAGTGGTAAATCCACCCTTGCTCGTGCCGTGGGCAAGCGGCTCGGCGTGCCGGTGGTTCACCTGGATACCCTGTTCTGGGAGCCCGGCTGGGTCGAACCGGACGCCGAGCTGTTCCGCCAGCGGGTCGGCGAGGCGACAGCAGGAGACAGCTGGGTGTGTGAAGGCAACTACGCCCGGCGCACATTCGACCTGCGCCTGCCCCGTGCCGACCTGGTCATCTGGCTCGATACGCCCCGGCTTACCTGTTTCACCCGGGTGATCCTGCGCAGCGTCATGAACCGGCCCCGTCCAGACCTACCCGCCGGTTGCACAGAGAAACTCGACCGGGCGTTTCTGACCTTCCTGAACTTCGTGTGGAACTTCGATCGCGGCTACCGCCCAGGCATCGAGGCGCAGCGCCTGGCGAAAGGGCCGCAGGTGCCTGTCGTGCACGTGCGTGGCAGCCAACAAATTGCCGCATTTCTCGACAGCTTGCCGGCTGCCGGCAAGCTGGCGTCAGCCGGGCAGTAG
- a CDS encoding YeiH family protein, with protein MSTLALAQVNHRAWELAPGLSVSLITAGAASFLAEHYGAPVMLFALLLGLALNFLASDGKCKAGIEFTARTVLRLGVALLGMRITLEQMAGLGWKAVALVVILVVVTIGVSMVAAKALGFQRLFGMLTGGATAICGASAALALAAALPSHPQKERATLFTVIGVSALSTLAMILYPMIANALGLSPQAAGVFLGATIHDVAQVVGAGYSMSPETGDTATVVKLMRVAMLVPVIVVAAMISRRQGTDTAGKRPPLLPWFAVGFLALACINSTGWVPLAVQGGGNELSRWCLVVSISALGMKTQLKELAAVGIKPILLMVGETVFLVALVLVLLHVGL; from the coding sequence ATGAGCACCCTTGCGCTTGCCCAGGTCAACCACCGCGCGTGGGAGTTGGCGCCGGGGCTTAGCGTCAGCCTGATTACCGCTGGGGCGGCGAGCTTTCTGGCGGAGCATTATGGCGCGCCGGTCATGCTGTTCGCCCTGCTACTAGGCCTGGCGCTGAACTTTCTGGCCAGCGATGGCAAATGCAAAGCCGGCATCGAATTCACCGCACGCACGGTATTGCGCCTGGGCGTGGCATTGCTGGGCATGCGCATCACCCTGGAGCAGATGGCAGGCCTGGGCTGGAAGGCCGTCGCACTGGTGGTGATCCTGGTGGTGGTGACCATCGGCGTGTCGATGGTGGCGGCCAAGGCCCTGGGGTTCCAGCGCCTGTTCGGTATGCTCACCGGTGGCGCCACGGCGATCTGCGGCGCCTCGGCGGCGTTGGCGCTGGCCGCTGCGTTGCCCAGCCACCCGCAAAAAGAGCGGGCGACGCTGTTCACCGTGATCGGTGTGTCGGCGTTGTCGACCCTGGCGATGATCCTCTACCCAATGATCGCCAACGCGCTCGGCCTGTCGCCACAGGCTGCCGGGGTCTTTCTTGGCGCGACGATCCATGACGTCGCCCAGGTAGTGGGGGCGGGCTACAGCATGTCGCCCGAAACCGGCGACACCGCCACGGTGGTCAAGCTGATGCGCGTCGCCATGTTGGTGCCGGTGATTGTTGTCGCGGCCATGATCTCGCGCCGCCAGGGTACCGACACCGCAGGCAAGCGCCCGCCATTGTTGCCCTGGTTCGCGGTGGGGTTTCTGGCGCTGGCCTGCATCAACAGCACCGGGTGGGTGCCGTTGGCCGTGCAGGGTGGGGGCAACGAGCTGTCGCGCTGGTGCCTGGTGGTGTCGATCAGTGCCCTGGGCATGAAGACTCAGCTCAAGGAGCTGGCCGCCGTGGGCATCAAGCCGATTTTGCTGATGGTTGGCGAGACGGTGTTCTTGGTGGCGCTGGTGCTGGTGCTGTTGCACGTGGGGCTCTAG
- a CDS encoding Rieske 2Fe-2S domain-containing protein, producing MNGRIEVPAQRVPGVGERVLFEHGGKSLALFNVDGRLLAIDDSCPHQGSSLCAGQLDGAVIQCRAHGLRFDLASGYLLNSTALKVASYPVEVEGDQVFIVIAGQEVVS from the coding sequence GTGAACGGGCGTATCGAGGTACCGGCCCAGCGTGTGCCAGGCGTCGGCGAGCGTGTGCTGTTCGAACACGGGGGCAAAAGCCTGGCGCTGTTCAATGTCGACGGGCGTTTGCTGGCCATCGACGACAGCTGCCCGCACCAGGGTTCATCGTTGTGCGCCGGGCAACTGGACGGCGCCGTGATCCAGTGCCGCGCCCATGGCCTGCGCTTTGACCTTGCCAGTGGCTACCTGCTCAATTCCACGGCACTCAAAGTGGCCAGCTATCCGGTGGAGGTGGAGGGCGACCAGGTCTTTATCGTCATCGCCGGCCAGGAGGTGGTGTCATGA
- a CDS encoding DsbA family protein, whose translation MKHSLSIDVYFDFICPWCLIGKRQLQTALAQLREARPEVEVTLAWHGVQLLPDLPAAGQPFADFYRRRLGSDEAVRQRQGQVQEAARAVGELIDFSRIACMPNTADAHRLLLHAVELGSEQQVEALLERLFAAYFREGEDLGDRDTLLRIAEQCGFTPAALAGSLSADGRPFISASADIASRGVPCFVFDDHLRVFGAQPVEQLLDAMHLALSRSAGVQA comes from the coding sequence GTGAAGCATTCGCTGTCGATTGACGTGTATTTCGATTTCATCTGCCCGTGGTGCCTGATCGGCAAGCGGCAACTGCAAACCGCACTGGCTCAGTTGCGCGAAGCCCGGCCCGAGGTCGAGGTCACCCTGGCCTGGCACGGCGTGCAGCTGTTGCCCGACCTGCCCGCAGCCGGCCAGCCGTTCGCCGACTTCTACCGCCGCCGCCTGGGCAGCGACGAGGCGGTGCGGCAACGCCAGGGGCAAGTGCAGGAGGCTGCGCGTGCCGTGGGCGAGCTGATCGACTTCAGCCGCATCGCGTGCATGCCCAATACTGCCGACGCCCATCGCCTGCTGCTGCATGCGGTCGAACTGGGCAGCGAGCAACAGGTCGAGGCGCTGCTGGAGCGGCTGTTTGCCGCGTATTTCCGCGAGGGCGAAGACTTGGGCGATCGCGACACCCTGTTGCGCATCGCCGAACAGTGCGGCTTTACGCCTGCCGCGCTGGCCGGGAGCCTGAGCGCTGATGGCCGGCCATTCATCAGTGCCAGCGCCGACATCGCCAGCAGGGGCGTGCCGTGTTTCGTCTTCGACGATCACCTGCGCGTGTTCGGTGCCCAGCCGGTAGAGCAACTGCTCGACGCCATGCACCTGGCGCTGTCGCGTTCGGCGGGGGTGCAGGCGTGA
- a CDS encoding MFS transporter encodes MATYHTGATDPGTDTSLGIPRRYAWIVFALTFGLLISDYMSRQVLNAVFPLLKQEWQLSDSQLGLLSGIVALMVGLLTFPLSLLADRIGRIKSLTFMAVMWSLATLGCAVAENYQQMFIARFLVGVGEAAYGSVGIAVVVAVFPREMRATLAGSFMAGGMFGSVLGMALGGVMAQHLGWRWAFAGMAFFGLALALLYPLIVRGARIAPKNRASAADKAALKALRPLRTLYSSRSVISAYVGSGLQLFVGGTVIVWIPSYLNRYYAMSTDRAGAVAAIIVLCSGVGIVLCGMLCDRMGRDRPDRKISLAIAYCLGSCVLLSVAFAMPAGLPQLVLICLGMMIAAGTNGPSSAMVANLTHYTVHGTAFATLTLSNNLLGLATGPLITGKVSDLIGLQAAFQLVPLISIAAAAVFFYAKRHYHPDMARLACGNSPQAPVEPVLEART; translated from the coding sequence ATGGCCACCTATCACACCGGTGCGACGGACCCAGGCACGGATACATCACTGGGCATCCCCCGGCGCTATGCCTGGATCGTCTTTGCCCTGACCTTCGGCCTGTTGATCTCCGACTACATGTCGCGGCAGGTGCTCAACGCCGTGTTCCCCCTGTTGAAGCAGGAATGGCAGCTCAGCGACAGCCAGCTCGGCCTGCTCAGCGGCATCGTTGCCCTGATGGTCGGGCTGCTGACCTTTCCGCTGTCATTGCTCGCCGACCGCATCGGCCGCATCAAGAGCCTGACCTTCATGGCGGTGATGTGGAGCCTGGCCACGCTGGGCTGCGCAGTTGCCGAAAACTACCAGCAGATGTTCATCGCGCGCTTTCTGGTCGGTGTCGGCGAAGCTGCCTATGGCAGCGTCGGTATTGCCGTGGTGGTGGCGGTGTTCCCGCGTGAGATGCGTGCCACCTTGGCCGGGTCGTTCATGGCCGGTGGCATGTTCGGCTCGGTGCTGGGCATGGCCCTGGGCGGCGTGATGGCCCAGCACCTGGGTTGGCGCTGGGCGTTCGCCGGCATGGCGTTTTTCGGCCTGGCCCTGGCGCTGCTCTACCCGCTGATCGTACGCGGGGCGCGCATTGCCCCGAAAAATCGGGCGAGCGCCGCCGACAAGGCCGCCTTGAAGGCATTGCGCCCGCTGCGCACGCTCTATTCAAGCCGCTCGGTGATCAGCGCCTATGTCGGCAGCGGCTTGCAGCTGTTCGTCGGCGGCACGGTGATCGTCTGGATTCCCAGCTACCTGAACCGCTACTACGCCATGAGCACCGACCGGGCTGGGGCCGTGGCAGCAATCATCGTGCTGTGCAGCGGCGTCGGCATCGTGCTGTGCGGCATGTTGTGCGACCGCATGGGGCGCGATCGCCCTGATCGCAAGATCAGCCTGGCCATCGCCTACTGCCTGGGCAGCTGCGTGCTGCTGTCAGTGGCCTTCGCCATGCCGGCGGGCCTGCCGCAACTGGTGCTGATCTGCCTGGGCATGATGATTGCCGCAGGCACCAATGGCCCGTCCAGTGCCATGGTCGCCAACCTGACCCACTACACGGTGCATGGCACGGCATTCGCCACCCTGACGCTGAGCAACAACCTGCTCGGCCTGGCCACAGGCCCGTTGATCACCGGCAAGGTGTCCGACCTGATCGGCCTGCAAGCCGCCTTTCAACTGGTGCCGTTGATCAGCATCGCCGCCGCCGCGGTGTTTTTCTACGCCAAGCGCCACTACCACCCTGACATGGCGCGCCTGGCCTGTGGCAATAGCCCGCAAGCGCCTGTCGAGCCCGTACTGGAGGCCCGTACGTGA
- a CDS encoding SDR family NAD(P)-dependent oxidoreductase, with protein MLATPFSLAGKTVLVTGASSGLGAHFARLAQAAGARVVLAARRVERLQALVEQLETQGGEALAVALDVTQRDSVEQAFDQAEARFGVVDVVINNAGIGDPGRFLELSGQDWQRMLSTNLDGVFHVAQCAGQRLVKAGRAGSIVNIASILGLRVGAGLSHYCTAKAGVVQLTKAMALELARYRIRVNAIAPGYFKTEMNEAYFDSEAGQGYIKDHVPMRRLGQLSELDGPLLLLASDAGAFMTGSVLAVDGGHLVNPL; from the coding sequence ATGCTAGCAACCCCTTTTTCCCTGGCCGGCAAGACTGTTTTGGTAACCGGCGCCTCCAGCGGCCTGGGTGCCCACTTCGCACGCTTGGCCCAGGCCGCTGGCGCCCGTGTGGTGCTGGCGGCGCGGCGGGTCGAGCGCTTGCAGGCGCTGGTCGAGCAACTTGAAACCCAGGGTGGCGAAGCGTTGGCCGTGGCGCTCGACGTCACTCAACGCGACAGTGTCGAACAGGCCTTCGACCAGGCCGAGGCCCGCTTCGGTGTGGTCGATGTGGTCATCAACAACGCCGGCATCGGCGACCCTGGGCGCTTTCTCGAACTGAGCGGGCAGGACTGGCAGCGCATGCTCTCGACCAACCTCGATGGCGTGTTTCATGTCGCCCAATGCGCTGGCCAGCGCCTGGTCAAGGCCGGCCGCGCCGGGAGCATCGTCAACATCGCCTCGATCCTGGGCCTGCGCGTAGGGGCCGGGCTGAGCCACTACTGCACGGCCAAGGCCGGTGTGGTGCAGTTGACCAAGGCCATGGCGCTGGAGCTGGCCCGCTACCGGATCCGCGTCAATGCCATCGCCCCCGGTTACTTCAAGACCGAGATGAACGAGGCCTACTTCGACAGCGAGGCCGGCCAGGGATACATCAAGGACCACGTGCCGATGCGCCGCCTGGGCCAATTGAGCGAGCTCGACGGACCACTGCTATTGCTGGCCAGTGACGCCGGTGCGTTCATGACCGGCAGCGTCCTCGCCGTGGATGGCGGGCACTTGGTCAACCCGTTGTAA